One segment of Triticum aestivum cultivar Chinese Spring chromosome 2A, IWGSC CS RefSeq v2.1, whole genome shotgun sequence DNA contains the following:
- the LOC123184808 gene encoding splicing factor U2af large subunit A, whose translation MANHGDLSPPADGGSQELIPVIYQSPYSMTPQGPPCSWLFYYRPVPLGGFRRPVYEDGTTRVLCLSQMFSPDQLEDDEYYQKFCRRMTAEGQRSGGKLRRTVVPRPDPSGAPVAGVGKVFLEYADIDSAAYSKTMLHWMWFEGRQVFAVFYPEDKFAAGDYDG comes from the exons ATGGCCAACCACGGCGACCTCTCCCCGCCGGCCGACGGCGGCTCCCAGGAG CTGATTCCAGTCATCTACCAGTCACCATACAGCATGACACCGCAG GGTCCTCCATGTTCATGGCTTTTTTACTACAGGCCAGTTCCTCTCGGAGGTTTTCGG AGGCCCGTGTACGAAGATGGGACGACAAGGGTGCTATGCTTGAGCCAAATGTTTTCTCCAGACCAGCTAGAAGACGACGAGTACTACCAAAAGTTTTGCCGGAGGATGACGGCGGAAGGACAGAGATCTGGCGGTAAACTCAGGAGGACCGTCGTCCCACGGCCAGACCCCAGCggcgctccggtcgccggagttggCAAG GTGTTTCTGGAATACGCCGATATCGACAGCGCAGCATATTCCAAGACGATGTTGCATTGGATGTGGTTTGAGGGGAGGCAGGTGTTTGCTGTGTTCTATCCCGAGGACAAGTTTGCTGCTGGGGACTATGATGGATAA